In Anthocerotibacter panamensis C109, the sequence AACTTGCCCGTCGGATTGACCAGAAAACGAGGTTTGGAGGCAATCAGGGCAGTAGGTAAATCTGCCAGCGCAGGCTGGACCACTGCTTCCCATAAGTCGGAGCGAATTCTTGCCTGGACGGCTTCCTCAATAACGATACTGCCGATGGTCGGGGTATGTTGGGTGGAGATGAGCAGCGTATCGAGCGCCACGGGTCGCTGGTCCTCGTAGACCACCGTGACCTGGGTTTTGCCGTCAGGACGCAGGTAGTCCAGGGTGCCATCTTTACGGACTTTAGCCAGTTGGCGAGCAAGGCGGTGGGCGATGGAGATGGGCATGGGCATCAGTTCGGGGGTCTCGTCGCAGGCAAACCCAAACATCAAGCCCTGATCCCCGGCTCCTACTGCGTCTAGGTCCCCGTCCACATCCATTTCAGAGCGCACTTCCAGCGCTTGGTCCACCCCCTGGGCAATATCGGGGGACTGTCTACCCAAGGCAATCAGTACCGCGCAACTGTCAGCAGAGAAGCCATTCTCGGCGTGGATATAGCCAATGTCCCGGATCTTGTCGCGCACCAGTTGGGTGTAGTCCACCTGCGCACGCGTCGTAATCTCTCCGGTCAAAAGCACCAGACCTGTACTCACTGCTGTCTCAGCGGCAACCCGAGACGCCGGATCAGCCGTGAGCAAGGCATCTAGCACAGCATCCGAAATTTGGTCACAGACTTTATCCGGATGTCCTTCTGTGACAGACTCCGAAGTAAATAGATATTGGCGGGACAATGGTGTTTCCTCCAGTAATTGAGACTCATCTCTTTGGCTGTTAGCTCAAAGAAGGGCACCGGAACTTCACTTGAAGTAGGTTGCCGGACGATTTATCTTTTCACAGGAGGAGTTTATGGGCCTCTGTGAACTATCGCCAACTCTTAATGAATCTACAGACTGCCTCAAACGTTAACAGACTCTCCTAGAGACTGTCAAGAAGTGGAATAAAGCCTGTAAGAGAACGACCCTAAGGCTGCTTGGGAGAAGGCGGGCAATGGGGTACAATGACCTTCGCTGTCCGCTTCGAGAAGACCATGCGCGAAGTTAGTATGCCTG encodes:
- the metK gene encoding methionine adenosyltransferase, with protein sequence MSRQYLFTSESVTEGHPDKVCDQISDAVLDALLTADPASRVAAETAVSTGLVLLTGEITTRAQVDYTQLVRDKIRDIGYIHAENGFSADSCAVLIALGRQSPDIAQGVDQALEVRSEMDVDGDLDAVGAGDQGLMFGFACDETPELMPMPISIAHRLARQLAKVRKDGTLDYLRPDGKTQVTVVYEDQRPVALDTLLISTQHTPTIGSIVIEEAVQARIRSDLWEAVVQPALADLPTALIASKPRFLVNPTGKFVIGGPQGDAGLTGRKIIVDTYGGYARHGGGAFSGKDPTKVDRSAAYAARYVAKNIVAAGLARRCEVQVAYAIGKARPVSIMVETFGTATVPEERLQYLAETHFDLRPAAILRDFDLRALPGLYGGSFYQKTAAYGHLGRLDLELPWEKTDKALLLREACLTSALV